The Fulvia fulva chromosome 11, complete sequence genome segment CCTTCAAACAGAGAAGCACCGTTGAAGACGCCGCCGGTAAGATCACCAGTATCAACACCGACGAAGCTGTTGGCCGTGCCGGTGTTGCCACCAAAGCGGATGATGCCTGGGTACATGCCGTCATTGACGACGGTGTCGACGTTGGTGTCGACGGTGTTCATGGGCTGGGATGTTGGGCGCTTGTACCAGTTCAAAGGAATGCGCTCTTGACCTGGCGTGTGCACGAAGTTTCCTGGCTCGCCAGTGACGGAGAAGAAGGATTTGAGAGTCTCGCCGTCGAGGACACCGCCCATCTTCGCTTCGGATCGGTTGCTCATGAAGTGGACGACGAAGTTGTGGGCGTCTGGGGCGACGAGACCGGAGAAGGGGGCGGAGAAGTAGTATCTACAAGAGTGATGTTAGTGGAAAGGCGGATTTCTGTCATAGATGGGCCCGACGTACGGGTTGTTGAGGATCGAGTATTCCGCAGTGTAGTAGGCCTGTGCAGCAGCCTTGTCGTGCGTGAGTCCGTCGTCTCCCAGCAAGCTGTACAGGTGCTCCCATTTGTGCATCTCGAAGAAACCGACGAAGCCGTCGTGCATGTACGCATCACCCTTGAGATAATGTCAGCCAGGTTTATGCAGTCTTGATAGGAGACCTTTAGCCTACCCTGACGATCGAAGCATCGCCTTCATAACGGTTGTGTGTGCCTAAGATACCAGTGGGCTTGCCCAGCAGACCAAGTGCGCCGTTGTAGCCGCCACCGATGGACCATGTGCCGGTGACTGGGTCTCCAGAGATGCCGACACTGAGCAAGAAATATTGTCAGCGATCGAGTTCAATCCGCACTGTGCGTTGCGAGACTCACGAGATGACGGCCAAAATCAATGAAAGATCTGTGGACATGCTGTATGCAGCTCCAAGTCCGTCGATGGCTAGGACTATAGTTAGCATGGAATCCTCACCGGAGTTGGTACTTCAACTTACTCTGCTGGATCGAAGCAATTCCATTTCGTGGAAGGAAGGCGTGGTCTATGAGAAACGAATCGTCAGCATACACCAAATCCACAACAATCGCTGTAGTGATAGAGTCGACTTACTGGCTGCAGCATTCAGACCAGGACATTGTCCTCTCAGGTCGGATGGGCCCTATGTCTCAGTCAGCAATGGCATGCAAGTGCATCGCCTAGTACGACTTACTGGAGACTTGAACTCGTGGCCACTGCCAGGTCGGACATCAACGAACTGATCCTGGGCATCGAACACTGTGCATTTGCCGTGCGAACCACAGTTGTCACGATTAGTTGTGAACTTCGGCGGTGGGACAGTCGGGTAGATGATCTGGCGCTTTTGCACCTCCTCAAGGACAGCAGGGTATGCTGCAACGAGCGGCAGAACCGATGCAAGGAATTGGAGAGTGTTCTTCATTGTAGATTGTCTTGCTGTAGAAGTGTACTAAGGAGAAGAAGACACAATGCTGGCTTGGACGATCGCCTGTATATAACAAGGCATGATGACTTCCCCTCACGGTTTGGCACCGTTCTGGTACTTGCCACTGTTGTATTTCGAATTCCCGTTGGCGTTCTCCTCTTTGGACTTTGCCGGTCGGTCATATACAGCGTAGATGCAACCGTGTACCTCTGTGCGGGCGCACATGAGCAAGACTGAAAGTAAGCTTGTAATGTGAGATTTTCATTGGCTGTACCATAGCGATTTGCAATCGATCGTCTATGGGCATGCCCAAAGAGGCAGGCAAGTCGAAGCTAGACTAGGCCAAGAGGGGACGGCTGTTTATCCTTTGTGCTACACAACGCCTTCGTCGGTGGCTTTGTTAGCACAGTATGTCCTAGTCGTCAGACGCACTTAGCACCAACGCTCAAATTGGATCGACACGGCTATGTTCTACTATCCTTCAACATTGTGGCCTTTACGCGTCTTCACAACAATACTACGTCCGTTAATTAACACTACGTCCTTAGATACGTCCTTGAAATAACAACTCATCTTTCAAACAACGACCCCTCTTATACGGCGCTTCAGGTCGCTAGAGCTCCCTTCTACGAGAGGAACTATTCTTTGCGATTACTTTAAACGACGTGCTTGCCTCGCGCGCTTGGGTATCATACTTGTCCCTACGCCTCGTCCTCGCAAGGGTTCGCTAAGGCTTATACATTGCTCGTTCCCTCCGTGCTCCGAGGTTACCTACTGCCCTCGTCGTAAGCTTCTCGGCTCGCTTGCCTTGAGTTTAGTTCAGATCAAAGACAGCTTATTCAACCCCGCAAAAGGGACGGGACAACTTCGAATTTTAAAACGACTAAACTCGAGATCGTAAAAAAGCGCCCTACCTAGCGCGTacgctatatatataaaaaGCTATTCGTTATACTCGTCTCGGCGAGTCCGTCTTAAcgatatagctatagtagtatataagtataacgtactttactaccgagcgggctatactaccgagcgggctacttttactaagaactatactacttccactttaattacgacggtatcttaacacgacgacatcctatagaatcgttactaggaggacaattcctcttcagattcttcgctatctagtaagtctacttaataggtacgtacattataccccgactcgctatatcgcttatagcgtcgtagccttagtactagccaaacactatctagcaactctctactcacttcctacctcctagtatcctctagaggtatcaattacgacgccttattaaaggttagagaccctctagactaaatatacttacgctttcgtgctttccgctatataagggccttattagacttacgtaacttactaatctcgcttcgtaaaagagctatctaatgcgctatctctctactcccttttataagctaataTACTCCTTCCTATAACGAGTTTAGCAATAAACCTACCCGGGTATATATTTTGTTCGTTACTAGTATCGATTAAGAGTCGAATTCTTTTATAGTTTATAGTGTCTTCGACTCCTAAGGGGTAGAGTCCGGAGCTAGAGAggttagcgtacgtagcttaatattaagcttatctattactacctatataTTAAATAGAACTAAACTAGCGCCTCTAAAGCTCGATAGGATGTTCTACTATCTAaatatagcgttataggctacccggaaggcgcgtaggaactctactttatcgatataagtaatacgctagcgtactaagcctgagagctaagtactatataccttctttaaaggcgaatagtaacctatatctaatagctagagtaagtacgaggcgtacaatagtatatatagggcTAAGATCTTATATTCCTTATATAGATTCTAGAATGCCTtctattaagaatatataggccgtaggtcaagtatataggtgtaggtgtgttatataactagatcacgtgactagggtttactagcctataggctagttaacatccggacacctagtatctacctataccaATACTAGcaatactatatatagatacacgctatcctattaggtccttctttgtctttcgtatactccgccgtcttctactactacgtaactcgtacctatttaataggttataagcccgggttagtaactcggtatttcaccctcgataaagtcgtattagagttattcctctttagaacaaaaggaaggtagactagaggccgtacccgccttatataggaagctatagccgtactataggtatatataagacgtaaaagagcctagtaaggcactattagactccgagttagggagcctatactaataccttagacaagtaggcgagcttactaagaagagtcgctctccggacatcgcgttcgtatcgactaactgtttattctaagagagccgtagtgtcttagaaaccccctctactaagagagttacgctatagtgtcttagtactaatacgatccttaccgaccgactttccttctcttcccggcggatagctatcctctctactattaacctcgcgttcggtttatcctatttcgatccgatcgcgtacgaccgaatatatccttttacctaagggtagctaacctatCCCTTAACTTATAAAAAAATAGAGAAAGAGACTAGGTtcttaagaaagagagtagtacctattctaataagagagaactacgaaacatagttcaagctaataagaatacacctagtattaaagcaggttgactaggtcctcgaagacattattaTAGACATTCctactataaccctatctatagcgacaccctctatattatTGGAGTtatcccttcctttagattaagcgataaggaaggcatcgtacagaCGGCATAATAcaacggccctatataagatgtatatCTGTCTGTCAATAGATAAttaagagataatatacgagatccggtatacgaaggagttataggaataggctaaagctaaatacaagagaagacttctcgctactagaagaagtttgctttagtAATATACTAATTTCGTGAtaatagaggactagtcaatagatgacgcctagtaggagcttagctcaattataaggagggctgttttaatctcgccttagttctaagacattaagactaaggacagaaagatctagtaactcttagtagctctactagacttatttagctcaattcgcgatatATTTAATACCTAGGTaaatctcttactataagacattcttacaattcttagggagaagcaagaattaataatttattaagggacagctatgttcgctaagaagggtttctagagcaagcttacgtactatctctacgATAGTGACTATTTTATAAGTAAGTGCCtacacctttctatagcttagtaggctattaggaataaggacaaactagctagagttacctaccctactaagagataaCCGTCACTACCTTCTAGGAGgttattattactaaaccttcgtaatgtccttaaggtaataacggaccttataaagtagataaaggagagccgtaagccaaaggcctcctctagtaagaagcctataagggcctatacgacctaggaagacgtattagactctaagatactatCGGAAGATAATGATGTTAATgaggttgcctattctactatagaagctaaaggtaagtactcctcgtctaAGTAGTTGCTTAACTCTTGTGctttattatatataactaactaagatttactatttaggacactaaagcctctttaaaagaggaagtagatcaaggttaggggtggctatctataagctatatatataggaagtgtagtagtaggtagtccttctagaaagcaaattgtcttagaaaatgtcttgtttattcctagccttagagttagtcttgtttcgtagaattagtttagctaatagtttgctatctaactacctagtatTATCCTAAAATCCTcgtctagtaaacccgttatctagactaaacttcgaggaggagtactatttatctactcgatctcagaaattcttaagctatagtatactagtatactctcttaagaacgtaacggtaccgctatagctaatactaagtccgaagattagtaggagctatagtatagaagatgtacacaccttagtaagggactactaagaaacctttatagagttactaataagaaagatcctatcCCTATTCCTTCTAAATACCTAAGTTATAAGGTATGCTCCCTTGCTAATATAAGGAAGTTTAAcggacctactatagagagaaAAGGAGAAAGGCTAGCCCTTGTCTCTATTAATgtctataggcctttttagggcgtagtctctaggctaggatataaatattagcttaagattgtagacaacttctctaggaagaagtaggcaatccctttaaaggctaggagcgacgctcctatagccttacgggattagaaggtctaggcagAACAGTAGTTAAGGTGCTTTCTATCTACaatccgtagtaatagtataagggaaattctcgccttactaaaagagtaggagaaggagtttagtacttagatagacataactaatgcctataactctcttcaaaatagaactatagaaaggtcaattcaagcctctaagaatatagtccgggctatacttaaagactctagtatactagttaagttctagctagaagctttataagtatagtattacgggcagcccgcgaccccttactatagctacgttagcccgggtgaaccgcggaccttccgtatcgggttagcgcggcttggctttactttataacttcgccgcgcctcgcgctcctctttcgtagctttatagaactataactctcttattcggaccctatagtacgcgcgcccttatagtttgttctactaccctacctagatcgcggatcgaggtaagggacgcgtaacaataggaatagacagaactatagaactcgaagaacgcgtagagtcgtattagaatatagaatacggtaaggcgtatagcgcgtaaatGCCTAGAGAATATAACGCGGcgatattattagtaggtagtcgcgcgctcgtagacagttAGGAAATATGTctcgttacgcctcccccgaacctagataatataactttatagataaacggcggtatactaccgctacctaagcctaagagtaaaggtaagtagcgtatatctcttttccccgacctctcctcttttccttagagttagacatAGGACGACAACCGGCAGGTTATAGCAGATACCGGTATCGCGCTATAATAGGAAattgataaagcttactagaaagccttcgagcgagaagaaggtagtaagattgactttatagaactattcgaatttaagctcgaagaggacctagacgaggtataCCTATTACTTGACGAGGTAGAGCAcattctcgtatccgaatactagaatatTATACTAGACAAACTTACGACCCTCGTATCCTAGtacccgaagactacctacgacttcgtactataggtagttaatacggcgattactaagggcagacaactcgatgtaatagagcgagctaacgacctctagaacacgtagtatactacgctatataccgaatacgaccgtatctataagatactacaaagtgaagagcttgttgtatagaagatagccgtagacctaaagagtaagaaggattgtgacctagtaaagttataagaggcagagaagaagtatagggaggctaataacctatataagcaaTTTAGCGAGATTTAcgaaaaggagaagaagaaggtataggatgccgaagctaagaactaggctctatagaaggaggttaacgatctaaagactcgactctaagctactaaagacactatatagaatagaGATAGGGGTCGCTCTAGTCGCGGACCCTCCTACTTACCTCCGCGCGAGactttactcgagtagctaatacgtaagtatcgtaaagctactagtagaggcggcggcggcggaggTAGTAGTAACAATAATAAAAACGataatagtaataacgacAGAGGACGTAATTAAAACCGTCTACGACCtaataatagatagatagatttgttattcccctattctaggaccctatccggcctatataggtatatatctattgttatatataaagggaaacccgaataggtaaaaacccttcccgcccccgactactccttatctagattagctttccctctaaacgtacgtagtctatattactaccccgttagcccccgctcctagccggtctcgtcgcgctacgtcgtgtcctctcttcctatactactcctactaggcggtactgttctagctagcccttctctagtatctagttcgtaatacgccgtaggtccttagcgttattaagaagtgccctaatcgtccggttcctcgcctttactatctactccccccttcctagcgactacctcggatagacgaggagtacgtaccgtacgttctaggagcgatagccgtaggggcagctagtagtcgtgtatcctagaaccttcctctataataggtacccctagaggccgatatgttcgcttcgtagttaggttactatactactctataccctcgtaaggcggtagtagataagcttcggggggtgcttgaccgcggatttcgtagctaactattccttaggttgtcccgctagctaagggcgtccactatgccctacaccctagttgttccacctctctttctatagttgctctataaacgacttcttaccttcctatcgcgttactagctattcgtcccttacccgatagttcggctcgtttccgggtcgaatacccttatacgctagtactaattcgcgggcccttacgactatactagcaataaccttctatactaggtactgtgccgacttgcctaagtaggaggtccgtagtccctagatatataggtcgatcggcggtatagcggtctcgtacttaagtatccttattagtatcgacttatataccccggtgaccttccttaggcattggttttagatcttcgctagcggcgcgacgagtcccttcgataggtaggccctctcgcctaaggactatacttagctactataggtaaggactagccgtataatagccgtatatagaagtcgtaactaccggaagtccgccccctatatagacgtagtgagcctctagtatgatgctatattctatttagctttccgtaatattaactatacgtacttcctctaccgtagcgccgagtctacctatagtccgaggatcctaagctgacttgccgggttagtcgtatacccctatatctagatagaagcttatatattatagaaccgtagccggcgcgtaaagtgtattagattgtacttctctagggcaaaccgagccccgtgcctcctagcctagtcctcgtagatcttatgcttctcttctaatagcctatagttctccttagtcgaggaagactacgctaggatgttcgtatcgtctacgaagccgctcgtagcggtgttctaggattctagggctaggagtagcgtcgctataaagaagaggaacagaataggtactagcgttaagccttacgggattctagtatagactacttaaaatgtgcttctatactagccgactaggatcgacgtactacggtcttagaggtaggaccgtacgacgttaacaagctacttagggagtcctttcgaccttaggatatagagtagccgcgggtagaacacgtagtcgaaggctcccgatatgtctaggctaagtaaggaagctaccttgtccctattcttatactagatagcctttacctaagaggtgataagttctatcgcggatagcgtcgatcgctataggcgcgcacctatctaggtgtccgggagtagggattgttcctctaccgcctcggagagtctcgttataactagcttcttaagcgccttcctaagagtattaaggagcgtaattaggcggtacgacttcacctacgtatagtcttccttttacggcttacgtaggactaccgtcgtcgattgtttaaatgctattaggtagtatccggtctataggcaggcgttaaagatcgctatagctactagggctagttgagctctacacttctttagtagctcgtttaggatcctatccggccccggggctttcttcgccggtaacttcctaagtatagcggcaacttctctctcggacacctcctataagaccgcgatactaggggctaggggagtagagctgtttatgtcgcttagattagccttaactaggggcgggaagaacttgctagctagtagacgcgccttagcctcggggtcgctaaccgggctaccctaggcgattgtagcgctaggatagagaaggaggggccctatatagggtcctatcgggcccatttcgctagcttctacatcctctctagcttaccggcgatttcttctactatagccctctagccgactactttctccctccgtattatagctttcttctgttagtatgcctccctatatacgttctaggcctcctcgctatagctgctcgtctatacccggcgggctctcccTGCTTCTCTTGctaccgtagtgcactccggcgtctagtatagtttagactatgtcgttagttaggtaagcgggacgtaaagtaaggtcgcttttcttatttcgtctgtcaacccctagagtacttcgtctatctcgtctttactattatattactactacgcgatctagactagcctcttagagtcatcgaggtacgcctagatgttggcctagtaggcctttccctagttcagcttaggggttctcgctagtatacgttatatctatatcgtaatagaggtcctaactagtatatagtctaacgacgcctcgagttcatatTCGATaatatagtaggttaccgtgtagtagtagctatctaagatctaggagaggtcgatcgtgccttagagtccccctctcttctaggtgcctaggtccttcggggtattaagggcaattacgtttctcgctattaagtcgagtacttcgtcggctatagggcGCGGCtacataaggctttcctaggaagggtagtgtatattaaagtctcctactacgatgtggcacccttgtctcttaagcgcactgtctaggtgtctatagacccctaggtcgcggctagacctcgaggctagcggttatatatataggttgtgtatctaggtactacctacgtagagggaggtaatatcgcccccgccttcttcgtctacgtagtacactacctcctagtcggattctagtatgtccttactgatattgaagcacgtacggggtctgccgtcgcctcgtaggtatatcgtgtagcctagtaacttataggtcgttagtctcttatagtacgggttaatctatagctcctagattataaggacgtagtggacgcgcgggtccgcctcgtataggaaatagttctagactatatccttgctatagttaacgttatactagataatactaagcgtatcgaggctagttatcggtatcgacaatcgtttcctctatagcgtcctatgtcctactgccctatacgtcctagtctacgcctatcggctatatactaaaggggagccgggcctagttagattccctcgccgtagctagtagagcacgtggcctcccgtacgccctaggttacgtatcctttatatcgttctcggccctagggcgcttatacccgaccgccgctagttagttccggtataggctagccttacggtcgccgtagaatcttagggcgacggttctatttgtgattgccttgtttttcgctagtttccgctataggcattccgtactatacgataggtagtaccccggacagttcgcgtaccgtctcgtagtcggtatatagtccctagatatatagtctcctatatagttcgagtaggcctacttgtttatatacgtataggtttagtgtctatactgttagtatttgaagtattagaggacacgaaaggataaggattgcttttctactatcttaaggctatattgctagactaggccttgttctatcgctagatccgccgcttttacgtcttatagctatactattagcgccgaggccttcttgccttctagccatttcctatagagccaagtcgccttctagattagagagttaagagtgaccgggttgtcctcttagagagcgcgtaggtgaccctagttagttaggtcaaactccttaggtatatcgtagactaggatcgtaaattgcttcgttaagaccttcgctaatgccgtaaccttagatgcccactatagctgtgcctctaggtgcctcctagtagtagtagagctagtatagatctatagagtgccgttagactgttagttcactacgactacccctagttagttgattcgttaggcgagctccttattcgatagcttcgcaacttcggcctagtcttcctttactataatacggatcgtaactacatcgtacgttaggcgggggcctagtatagataccgcgaccgatgcctagctataggggtgttgattccgggtggccttactaatcgcctagtacgtcgtccttatttcttattgccctcggtaatacgacagtataagcgccgtacgtagctaagtaatcattacctatagagaccggtaagggagctgatcgttagtttctatgctttttacgtcctctataagttgctactagttgtcttaggggggctttgcctatagggccgtaggcgctattagtgccgtagcctaggctactattgcctaggagttgcctaatgtagctaggcacctccgcggcgtttagagctgaagaaacagggtgaagagaactttaagctatctagattgaataaggtagaactcccttagtcctaggggcagtggcctactttatatatcgttagaatggccttgataagagctttcgaatgtgtccgagtacgg includes the following:
- a CDS encoding Dothistromin biosynthesis peroxidase dotB; this encodes MKNTLQFLASVLPLVAAYPAVLEEVQKRQIIYPTVPPPKFTTNRDNCGSHGKCTVFDAQDQFVDVRPGSGHEFKSPGPSDLRGQCPGLNAAANHAFLPRNGIASIQQTIDGLGAAYSMSTDLSLILAVISVGISGDPVTGTWSIGGGYNGALGLLGKPTGILGTHNRYEGDASIVRGDAYMHDGFVGFFEMHKWEHLYSLLGDDGLTHDKAAAQAYYTAEYSILNNPYYFSAPFSGLVAPDAHNFVVHFMSNRSEAKMGGVLDGETLKSFFSVTGEPGNFVHTPGQERIPLNWYKRPTSQPMNTVDTNVDTVVNDGMYPGIIRFGGNTGTANSFVGVDTGDLTGGVFNGASLFEGNNLSCFLLQASQAGLADPATPLLQPIGQIPSFLTKNLGPQISALGCPQLGAFRNELFGQYPGASYKAQGQ